The region TGCAAAGTTGTATTAAACAGGTAGGTGAAAGTTACCCAGCGAATTCATGAAGACATTCAATTCTCAAAACATATGTCTCAAATTACCgtattttaaaatccaaattaTTAGTGCAACTTTAAAATCTCCCCCTTCTTGAGAAAGTAGAAGAAGCCTATTTGTAACACCAGTAAGTCGGTATAATCACAGAAAGTGGGTTAGGTACCTTGGTTCCTTATTACTTTATAAAGAATTAAGGGTCAAGTCATACACTTGGGAGATACATAGTTATTGAAGAACATTTCTGCTTGCTTGTTTTTAGTTATTGTTACTTGCAGTCATTAATCATCACTAGGTAGTTGTTTTTGGAACTAAAGGATCTTGGTGGGACTAAGAAATTCAGAATGAAATGATGTGGGTAAGGGAATAATGGAACAAAAACCTCAGACTGTATCATCTATCTTAATGGCATATTAAATGTATGTGGAGAGACAACTGTAATGTGGAAATTGATCAGTgtgactttttatatattttagacttACTCAAATCAAACAACCGTTGTAACACCTTCAAGTAACTCCTCCCAGACTACCTCACCTGCCCCTCATCCAGCCAATGCCACCACCAAGGCAAGCGATGGTACTCTGCAGTCAACAGCCAGTCTCTTTGTGATCTCGGTCTCCCTTCTACATCTCTACTGTTAAGAGACTCAGGCGAAGAAACATCTGTACTTCACCATCTTCTAAATCCAGTTCAAATGGCATCTATACATCCTGtgtgacaaaggaaaaaaaaaaaagaaaaagaaatcttcattGAATAAATCTGCTAACTCCACACCTTATTTAATTGACAGAAATTATTGAGGATCCCAAATTTGTTTGAAGAGCATGTGAAGGGTTTGACTAGATGATGAATGCCAATATTAAATCTGCTGGAGTTACCTGTTCAAGATGAAGAGGGACAACACCCAAAATTAGTTGAGATGATTTCCTTAAATGTGGCTTAAGAAGTATGGACACATAAAGCTCTACCTTGAAAATGAGAATAGATTTTATCTTACTTAGAGATAAAGAATGGGCTGTGGAACAGATTCAGTTTGCATTTGGTTCATTAAATTTATAAGGCCATAAAACAATTAGGTAAAACAGAAAGCTTTTGTGATTCTATCTGTATGTATATTAGCAGGAACTTCCAGGAGTTACTGTAAATTCTCAAAGTGTTGTTT is a window of Capra hircus breed San Clemente chromosome 9, ASM170441v1, whole genome shotgun sequence DNA encoding:
- the CD24 gene encoding signal transducer CD24, which gives rise to MGRAIVARLGLGLLLLALLLPTQTYSNQTTVVTPSSNSSQTTSPAPHPANATTKASDGTLQSTASLFVISVSLLHLYC